A single window of Salvia splendens isolate huo1 chromosome 8, SspV2, whole genome shotgun sequence DNA harbors:
- the LOC121746090 gene encoding probable inositol transporter 2, translating to MEGGAIHGGRADASACRDCFSLASNNPFVLRLAFSAGIGGLLFGYDTGFVMTPYSRESVCWPWRRDSFHDLATLHLRGVSSKDQRRPRQHQRISHHRRPVPLLPNQPCFHQGTRDMAVDARSGRIAGSTAVHTDVAPPRNAALALQKGWSNANQISVDEAEAILKKIYSPEQVLVEMENLKESIEKEAVENSSSEKINMVKLLRTTTVRRGLVAGVGLQVFQQFVGINTVMYYNPTIVQLAGFASNRTALLLSLVTVGLNAFGSIVSIYFIDRTGRKKLLIISLCGVVVSLGLLSAVFHETASHSPAVSAAETSRLAPYTCPDYQSAGADPLWNCMKCLKAESLSCGFCRSAKDKKEIMLPGACLLSNNTVRDNICHGEGKAWYTRGCPSSFGWLALVGLSLYILFFSPGMGTVPWIVNSEIYPLRFRGICGGIAATANWISNLIVAQFFLSLTETIGTSWTFLLFGVISVVALVFVLVCVPETKGLPIEEVEKMLEGRALQLKFWERSDTPKHNLQI from the exons ATGGAAGGAGGAGCTATACACGGCGGCAGAGCAGACGCCTCCGCTTGCAGAGACTGCTTCTCCCTTGCATCCAACAATCCCTTTGTGCTCCGCCTCGCTTTCTCCGCCGGCATCGGAGGCCTCCTCTTTGGCTACGACACAGGTTTTGTTATGACGCCCTATAGTCGGGAGAGTGTTTGTTGGCCTTGGCGTCGGGATAGCTTCCATGACCTCGCCACTCTACATCTCCGAGGCGTCTCCAGCAAAGATCAGAGGCGCCCTCGTCAGCACCAACGGATTTCTCATCACCGGCGGCCAGTTCCTCTCTTACCTAATCAACCTTGCTTTCACCAAG GCACCCGGGACATGGCGGTGGATGCTCGGAGTGGCCGGATTGCCGGCTCTACTGCAGTTCATACTGATGTTGCTCCTCCCAGAAACGCCGCGTTGGCTTTACAGAAAGGTTGGTCCAATGCAAACCAAATCTCTGTT GATGAAGCTGAAGCAATATTAAAAAAGATATACTCGCCTGAACAAGTTCTTGTTGAGATGGAAAACCTCAAGGAGTCGATTGAGAAAGAGGCGGTTGAGAATTCGTCGTCTGAGAAGATCAACATGGTGAAGCTGCTACGGACAACAACAGTTCGAAGAGGGCTCGTGGCCGGAGTAGGACTACAGGTGTTCCAGCAGTTTGTGGGCATAAACACGGTCATGTACTACAACCCCACGATAGTTCAGCTAGCTGGCTTTGCATCGAACCGGACAGCACTCCTGCTGTCGCTTGTCACTGTAGGGCTGAACGCGTTTGGCTCCATCGTCAGCATATACTTCATTGACAGAACAGGAAGGAAGAAGCTGCTCATCATAAGTTTATGTGGCGTTGTCGTGTCACTTGGCCTTCTATCAGCAGTGTTTCATGAGACTGCATCACATTCACCAGCCGTCAGTGCAGCAGAGACATCACGCCTTGCTCCATACACCTGCCCCGACTATCAGTCAGCAGGGGCGGACCCTTTGTGGAACTGCATGAAGTGCTTGAAAGCAGAGTCCCTAAGCTGTGGGTTCTGTAGATCAGCTAAGGACAAGAAAGAAATA ATGCTTCCCGGAGCATGTTTGCTGTCGAACAACACGGTCAGGGACAATATCTGCCACGGAGAAGGCAAGGCATGGTACACGAGGGGATGCCCGAGCAGCTTTGGCTGGTTAGCCCTAGTTGGACTATCCCTGTACATCTTATTCTTCTCACCTGGAATGGGCACAGTTCCGTGGATTGTCAACTCCGAAATATACCCTCTTAGATTTCGTGGCATCTGTGGAGGCATTGCTGCAACGGCAAACTGGATATCTAACCTGATCGTTGCACAGTTTTTTCTATCCTTAACAGAGACAATCGGCACTTCTTGGACATTCCTTTTGTTTGGAGTTATTTCAGTTGTAGCTCTGGTCTTTGTGCTGGTTTGCGTGCCTGAAACGAAGGGCCTTCCCATTGAGGAAGTCGAGAAGATGCTGGAGGGGAGAGCTCTACAGTTGAAATTCTGGGAGAGGTCTGATACACCGAAGCACAACCTGCAAATATGA
- the LOC121743878 gene encoding glutaredoxin-C1-like, translated as MEVAKGVRSAVRINGGADQHRGAASDLESVCEKVSALVSGNAVVVFTISGCCMCHVVKQLLFGLGVGPTVVEIDRDASGGQILSLLHRLSGSGGGKAVPAVFVGGKFLGGIETVMACHISGSLVPLLKTAGALWL; from the coding sequence ATGGAGGTAGCGAAAGGAGTCCGATCTGCGGTGAGGATCAACGGCGGCGCGGATCAGCACCGCGGGGCGGCGTCGGACTTGGAATCGGTGTGCGAGAAGGTGAGCGCGCTCGTCTCCGGCAACGCGGTGGTCGTCTTCACCATCAGCGGCTGCTGCATGTGCCACGTCGTCAAGCAGCTCCTATTCGGCCTCGGCGTCGGACCTACCGTCGTCGAGATCGACCGCGACGCCTCCGGCGGCCAGATCCTCTCGCTGCTGCACCGCCTCTCCGGCAGCGGCGGAGGAAAGGCGGTTCCGGCTGTCTTCGTCGGAGGAAAGTTCCTCGGCGGGATCGAGACGGTTATGGCCTGCCACATCAGCGGATCGCTCGTTCCGCTCCTCAAAACCGCCGGTGCTCTCTGGCTCTGA
- the LOC121743090 gene encoding uncharacterized proline-rich protein-like produces MGELQIQHPFSLPPPPLPPLPPPSPSRDDSAPPKPSSRDDNSPPPAPPFDPSRMIGIIKRMAMIKELAAAYHAECLTYCQELLELQKNVNEPFTDIKLLEEPRKEVQRPAKRDKKSR; encoded by the exons ATGGGGGAACTCCAAATTCAACACCCCTTTTCTCTTCCACCTCCGCCGTTGCCCCCTCTCCCTCCGCCGTCTCCATCACGCGATGACTCCGCTCCGCCTAAACCCTCATCTCGGGACGACAATTCTCCTCCTCCCGCCCCTCCTTTCGATCCTAGCCGAA TGATTGGGATCATCAAAAGGATGGCCATGATCAAAGAATTGGCAGCTGCATATCATGCTGAGTGCCTCACCTACTGCCAAGAACTATTGGAACTACAGAAAAATGTCAACGAG CCATTTACAGACATAAAACTTCTGGAGGAGCCAAGGAAAGAAGTACAAAGACCTGCCAAACGCGACAAGAAGTCCCGCTAG
- the LOC121743088 gene encoding p21-activated protein kinase-interacting protein 1-like yields MSLVAGSYERFIWGYKLNRSLTLTPLFSFPSHLSTIKTVAVAGTVAVSGGNDDCVKIYDLSSSSEVGSFHHSASITSVAFYSPPSLSSLPRNLLAADADGSVSIYDADPFVLLKSVKIHKKTINSMSVHPSGKIALTVGHDQCMALVNLVRGRRSFYCKIGKEASLVQFDESGDRFSMVVDEKVSIHEAEDAKLIVELDNTKKVLCAASGANGILYTGGEDRNISAWDTVSGKLAYSIENAHAARVKGIVVLSKSNADSGTENPYLVASAASDGVIRVWDVRKAVEGKPLTEVHTKSRLTCLAGSSIRSLKRQRNEKPNTDENLNAAVES; encoded by the exons ATGAGTTTGGTAGCAGGATCATACGAGCGTTTCATTTGGGGCTACAAACTCAACCGTTCACTAACCCTAACCCCACTCTTCTCCTTCCCCTCCCACCTCTCCACTATCAAAaccgtcgccgtcgccggcaCCGTCGCCGTCTCAGGCGGCAACGACGACTGCGTCAAAATCTACGACCTCTCCTCGTCTTCCGAGGTAGGATCCTTTCACCACTCCGCCTCCATCACATCCGTCGCCTTCTACTCCCCTCCTTCCCTCTCCTCCCTCCCGCGAAACCTCCTCGCAGCCGATGCCGATGGTTCGGTCTCCATCTATGACGCCGACCCCTTCGTGCTGCTCAAATCCgtcaaaattcacaaaaaaacgATCAATTCGATGTCCGTGCATCCCTCGGGTAAGATAGCGCTGACCGTCGGCCACGACCAGTGCATGGCGCTGGTCAATTTGGTGCGAGGAAGGCGGAGCTTCtactgcaagatcggcaaaGAAGCGTCGCTTGTGCAATTCGATGAAAGCGGCGATAGATTTTCGATGGTAGTCGATGAAAAAGTCAGTATTCATGAAGCGGAGGATGCGAAGTTGATTGTCGAGCTGGATAATACGAAGAAAGTCCTCTGTGCTGCTTCCGGCGCT AATGGCATACTGTATACTGGTGGGGAAGATAGGAACATCTCGGCCTGGGACACAGTCAGCGGAAAGTTGGCTTACAGTATTGAAAATGCCCACGCAGCTCGTGTCAAAGGCATTGTTGTGCTATCTAAAAGTAATGCTGATTCAGGGACGGAGAATCCTTATCTAGTGGCATCCGCGGCATCTGATGGTGTAATACGTGTCTGGGATGTGCGAAAGGCTGTTGAGGGGAAGCCTTTGACTGAGGTTCATACCAAATCAAGGCTCACTTGCCTCGCTGGATCATCTATCAGAT CTTTGAAACGGCAGCGCAATGAAAAACCAAACACGGATGAAAATCTAAATGCAGCTGTAGAATCTTAG
- the LOC121745489 gene encoding CBL-interacting protein kinase 23-like yields MVMASKSSVGASSSGGGGGGGSGGRTRVGRYELGRTLGEGTFAKVKFARNLETNDNVAIKILDKEKVLKHKMIGQIKREISTMKLIRHPNVIRMFEVMASKTKIYIVMEFVTGGELFNKIASRGILREDETRNYFQQLINAVDYCHSRGVYHRDLKPENLLLDAKGILKVSDFGLSALPQQVRDDGLLHTTCGTPNYVAPEVINNKGYDGAKADIWSCGVILFVLMAGFLPFEESNLVALYKKIFKADFKCPRWFSASVTKLIKRILDPNPSTRITISEILENEWFKKGYQAPEFEQEDVTLDDVNSIFNESADSPNLVVEKQHERPPAAAPVTMNAFELISTSQGLNLGSLFDRQMGLVKRETRFTSKCPASEIMSKIETAAGPMGFDVKKNNYKMKLYGEKSGRKGHLSIATEIFEVAPSLHVVELRKAGGDTLEFHKFYKNLSTGLKDIVWTAGEEVQQEGTSRTAHPRP; encoded by the exons ATGGTGATGGCATCGAAATCGAGCGTTGGTGCCAGTagcagcggcggtggcggtggcggggGCAGTGGTGGCCGGACTCGCGTGGGGAGGTATGAACTTGGGAGGACTTTGGGAGAGGGGACTTTTGCCAAAGTGAAGTTTGCTAGGAATCTTGAGACAAATGATAATGTGGCCATCAAGATTCTTGATAAGGAGAAGGTTCTCAAACACAAGATGATTGGCCAG ATCAAGCGCGAAATTTCAACCATGAAACTGATAAGGCATCCTAATGTCATCCGGATGTTTGAG gttatggccagCAAGACAAAGATATACATTGTTATGGAATTTGTAACCGGTGGTGAACTCTTTAACAAGATT GCTAGTCGAGGCATACTGAGAGAAGACGAAACAAGGAATTATTTTCAGCAGCTCATTAACGCAGTTGATTATTGCCACAGCAGGGGCGTTTACCACAGGGATCTTAAG CCGGAGAATTTGCTGCTTGATGCCAAGGGCATTCTCAAAGTCTCTGATTTTGGTTTAAGCGCCCTACCACAGCAAGTTCGG GACGATGGATTGCTTCACACGACATGTGGGACGCCAAATTATGTTGCCCCAGAG GTGATTAACAATAAGGGCTACGATGGAGCTAAGGCAGACATATGGTCTTGTGGTGttatactttttgtactcatgGCTGGATTTCTGCCCTTTGAGGAATCGAATCTTGTGGCATTGTACAAAAAG ATATTCAAGGCGGACTTCAAGTGCCCTAGATGGTTTTCAGCAAGTGTAACGAAACTAATCAAAAGAATTCTGGATCCCAACCCTTCCACA CGTATAACGATCAGTGAGATCCTCGAAAACGAGTGGTTCAAGAAGGGATACCAGGCACCTGAATTCGAACAAGAGGATGTTACCCTCGATGATGTCAATTCAATCTTTAATGAATCAGCA GACTCTCCCAACCTTGTTGTGGAGAAGCAGCACGAACGGCCCCCAGCGGCTGCACCAGTGACTATGAATGCCTTTGAGCTCATCTCCACCTCACAGGGTCTCAATCTCGGTTCTCTCTTTGACAGGCAGATG GGTCTTGTCAagcgagaaacgagatttacATCAAAATGCCCTGCCAGTGAGATTATGTCAAAAATCGAGACAGCTGCCGGGCCTATGGGGTTTGATGTCAAGAAAAACAACTACAAG ATGAAACTTTATGGGGAAAAATCCGGGCGGAAGGGTCACTTATCCATTGCTACGGAG ATTTTTGAAGTAGCTCCATCACTTCATGTGGTTGAGCTTCGCAAGGCTGGAGGTGATACATTAGAATTCCACAAG TTTTACAAGAACCTTTCGACCGGGTTGAAAGATATCGTATGGACAGCGGGCGAAGAAGTACAACAGGAAGGGACCAGCC GTACTGCTCACCCGAGGCCTTAA
- the LOC121745367 gene encoding solanesyl diphosphate synthase 3, chloroplastic/mitochondrial-like isoform X1 has protein sequence MMRARGLARLARSGYARGQWVYSSLGSGESAPLLLEHSSHFRNPLQSSREVLGCRVIYSWVSNAISTVGQQVQLQSSSAVEEQVDPFSLVADELSILADRLRSMVVAEVPKLASAAEYFFKLGVEGKRFRPTVLLLMATALDLPIQRQISEAAVNTLSSELRTRQQCIAEITEMIHVASLLHDDVLDDADTRRGIGSLNYVMGNKLAVLAGDFLLSRACVALASLKNTEVVSLLAKVVEHLVTGETMQMTTTSDQRCSMEYYMEKTYYKTASLISNSCKAIALLAGQTADVSNLAFEYGKNLGLAFQLIDDVLDFTGTSTSLGKGSLSDIRHGIVTAPILFAIEEFPELRLIVNQGFEKSSNVDRALEYLSMSNGIQRTRELAAKHASLASAAIDALPENEDEVVQRSRRALVELTHLVITRTK, from the exons ATGATGCGGGCCAGAGGGCTCGCCCGGTTAGCGAGGTCGGGCTACGCCCGTGGTCAATGGGTCTACTCGTCTTTGGGAAGTGGCGAGAGCGCGCCGCTGCTGCTCGAGCATTCCTCCCACTTTCGCAACCCTCTTCAGTCTTCTCGAGAG GTTTTGGGTTGCAGAGTTATTTATTCATGGGTGTCAAATGCCATTAGTACGGTTGGGCAACAGGTTCAACTTCAGAGTAGCTCTGCAGTTGAG GAGCAAGTAGACCCGTTTTCTCTTGTTGCTGATGAACTGTCGATTCTCGCGGATCGTTTGAGGTCCATGGTAGTTGCGGAG GTTCCTAAGCTTGCCTCAGCTGCAGAGTATTTTTTCAAATTGGGAGTTGAAGGAAAGAGATTTAGACCCACA GTCCTTTTGTTGATGGCAACGGCTCTAGACTTACCAATCCAAAGGCAAATATCTGAGGCTGCAGTTAATACCCTGTCTTCAGAGTTGCGTACAAGACAACAGTGTATTGCTGAGATCACAGAGATGATCCAT GTTGCTAGCCTCCTCCATGATGATGTGTTGGATGATGCTGATACAAGGCGGGGTATCGGCTCTTTGAACTATGTTATGGGAAATAAG TTAGCGGTGTTGGCTGGAGATTTCCTGCTATCTAGAGCTTGTGTTGCTCTTGCTTCCTTGAAAAACACAGAG GTTGTTTCTCTCCTGGCTAAAGTCGTGGAACATCTAGTCACTGGTGAGACCATGCAAATGACTACTACATCTGATCAACGCTGCAG CATGGAATACTATATGGAGAAGACGTACTACAAAACTGCATCATTGATATCCAATAGTTGTAAGGCTATTGCCCTTCTTGCTGGACAAACGGCAGATGTTTCAAATTTGGCTTTTGAGTACGGCAAGAACTTG GGGTTAGCATTTCAGTTAATCGATGATGTTCTTGATTTCACCGGCACATCAACTTCCCTCGGGAAGGGATCCTTGTCAGACATTCGCCAT GGGATTGTTACCGCTCCTATATTGTTCGCTATTGAGGAATTTCCTGAACTTAGGTTGATTGTCAACCAAGGATTTGAAAAGTCTTCAAATGTGGACCGG gcTCTAGAATATCTCTCAATGAGTAATGGAATTCAGAGAACCAGAGAGCTAGCAGCAAAGCATGCTAGCCTTGCATCAGCTGCAATCGATGCCCTTCCGGAAAATGAGGATGAGGTTGTGCAGAGGTCGAGACGGGCGCTTGTAGAATTAACGCATTTAGTCATCACCAGAACAAAGTAG
- the LOC121745367 gene encoding solanesyl diphosphate synthase 3, chloroplastic/mitochondrial-like isoform X2, which translates to MVVAEVPKLASAAEYFFKLGVEGKRFRPTVLLLMATALDLPIQRQISEAAVNTLSSELRTRQQCIAEITEMIHVASLLHDDVLDDADTRRGIGSLNYVMGNKLAVLAGDFLLSRACVALASLKNTEVVSLLAKVVEHLVTGETMQMTTTSDQRCSMEYYMEKTYYKTASLISNSCKAIALLAGQTADVSNLAFEYGKNLGLAFQLIDDVLDFTGTSTSLGKGSLSDIRHGIVTAPILFAIEEFPELRLIVNQGFEKSSNVDRALEYLSMSNGIQRTRELAAKHASLASAAIDALPENEDEVVQRSRRALVELTHLVITRTK; encoded by the exons ATGGTAGTTGCGGAG GTTCCTAAGCTTGCCTCAGCTGCAGAGTATTTTTTCAAATTGGGAGTTGAAGGAAAGAGATTTAGACCCACA GTCCTTTTGTTGATGGCAACGGCTCTAGACTTACCAATCCAAAGGCAAATATCTGAGGCTGCAGTTAATACCCTGTCTTCAGAGTTGCGTACAAGACAACAGTGTATTGCTGAGATCACAGAGATGATCCAT GTTGCTAGCCTCCTCCATGATGATGTGTTGGATGATGCTGATACAAGGCGGGGTATCGGCTCTTTGAACTATGTTATGGGAAATAAG TTAGCGGTGTTGGCTGGAGATTTCCTGCTATCTAGAGCTTGTGTTGCTCTTGCTTCCTTGAAAAACACAGAG GTTGTTTCTCTCCTGGCTAAAGTCGTGGAACATCTAGTCACTGGTGAGACCATGCAAATGACTACTACATCTGATCAACGCTGCAG CATGGAATACTATATGGAGAAGACGTACTACAAAACTGCATCATTGATATCCAATAGTTGTAAGGCTATTGCCCTTCTTGCTGGACAAACGGCAGATGTTTCAAATTTGGCTTTTGAGTACGGCAAGAACTTG GGGTTAGCATTTCAGTTAATCGATGATGTTCTTGATTTCACCGGCACATCAACTTCCCTCGGGAAGGGATCCTTGTCAGACATTCGCCAT GGGATTGTTACCGCTCCTATATTGTTCGCTATTGAGGAATTTCCTGAACTTAGGTTGATTGTCAACCAAGGATTTGAAAAGTCTTCAAATGTGGACCGG gcTCTAGAATATCTCTCAATGAGTAATGGAATTCAGAGAACCAGAGAGCTAGCAGCAAAGCATGCTAGCCTTGCATCAGCTGCAATCGATGCCCTTCCGGAAAATGAGGATGAGGTTGTGCAGAGGTCGAGACGGGCGCTTGTAGAATTAACGCATTTAGTCATCACCAGAACAAAGTAG
- the LOC121745366 gene encoding auxilin-related protein 2-like, whose amino-acid sequence MDESWRMRIGMSSPPPALHRPNHHLRRPSASHRREPTSDPEDFSDVFGGPPRTILSRQYSSGFPRSSTSSSTYFYEEIFRQPEKAPPAGKSGRSLPEFRIPGHQKREKNGFYSDIFGWDDERVVRSRSRSKTSSSSALSSEELSPLRPAFFADGGGDDVSSFASKLRPINVRSRWNSTRMGNEDQKSMVPPFAGSHHCHNGESHCSDNLRSYNFGLGRRNASPETISLEPISNSSFRVSADDMELNNSPSSAVSSVCHSVWREAEVEGEVLRPDEVEQEEEDEVMSSYVIEINSENREGTCESNGVDEAIAWAKEKSQTNYSECEADKTTQDFLSGQQVSEGHTDSFGSLDKQQVKWEIVEEEEEEQLECTVQTEMDILDEKIRLWSSGKDADIRLLLSSLHHILWPNSGWLPVPLASIIESSQVKKSYQKARLCLHPDKLQQRGATPQQKCVADKAFSILQDAWASFISMDVF is encoded by the exons ATGGACGAATCTTGGCGAATGAGGATCGGAATGTCGTCTCCGCCACCCGCTCTCCACCGACCAAACCACCATCTCCGGCGACCCTCCGCCTCCCACCGCCGGGAGCCTACCTCCGACCCTGAAGACTTCAGCGACGTCTTCGGTGGGCCCCCTCGGACGATCCTCTCCCGCCAGTACTCCTCCGGCTTCCCGCGATCTTCCACCTCCTCCTCGACCTACTTCTACGAGGAGATTTTCCGGCAACCGGAGAAGGCGCCTCCTGCGGGGAAGAGCGGAAGGAGCTTGCCGGAGTTCAGGATCCCCGGCCATCAGAAACGAGAGAAAAACGGTTTCTACAGCGATATTTTTGGGTGGGATGATGAGAGGGTGGTGAGGTCTCGATCGAGATCGAAAACGAGCTCTTCGTCGGCGCTCAGCTCGGAGGAGCTCAGCCCTCTCCGGCCGGCCTTCTTCGCTGACGGCGGCGGCGATGACGTGTCCTCTTTCGCCTCGAAACTTAG GCCGATTAATGTGAGGAGCAGGTGGAATTCAACGAGAATGGGGAACGAAGATCAGAAAAGCATGGTGCCGCCATTTGCAGGCAGTCATCACTGCCACAATGGTGAAAGCCATTGCTCAGACAATTTGAGGAGCTACAATTTCGGATTAGGTCGAAGAAACGCCTCTCCAGAGACGATCAGCCTTGAGCCGATTTCCAATAGCAGCTTCAGAGTGTCAGCAGATGACATGGAGCTCAACAACTCACCATCATCTGCAGTTTCGTCGGTCTGCCACTCGGTATGGCGTGAGGCTGAGGTGGAGGGCGAGGTTTTGAGACCGGACGAGGTGGagcaggaggaggaggatgaggtcATGAGCTCCTATGTGATTGAGATCAACTCCGAGAACAGGGAAGGGACTTGTGAATCCAACGGTGTTGATGAGGCCATAGCATGGGCGAAGGAGAAGTCTCAAACAAATTATTCGGAGTGTGAGGCAGATAAAACCACACAAG ATTTTTTGAGTGGACAGCAGGTTTCCGAGGGACATACAGACAGTTTCGGATCATTG GATAAGCAGCAGGTCAAGTGGGAAAtagtagaagaagaagaagaagaacaacTCGAATGCACG GTACAAACAGAAATGGATATTCTGGATGAGAAGATCAGACTATGGTCAAGTGGCAAGGATGCTGACATTCGACTTCTGCTTTCTTCATTGCATCAT ATCTTATGGCCAAACAGTGGCTGGTTACCGGTGCCCTTAGCAAGCATAATCGAATCCTCCCAAGTGAAGAAATCGTATCAAAAGGCGCGGCTGTGCCTGCACCCGGACAAGCTCCAACAAAGAGGCGCAACGCCCCAACAGAAGTGCGTTGCGGATAAAGCCTTTTCGATTCTTCAG GATGCTTGGGCTTCATTCATCTCTATGGATGTGTTTTAA